In Panacibacter ginsenosidivorans, the following proteins share a genomic window:
- the gatC gene encoding Asp-tRNA(Asn)/Glu-tRNA(Gln) amidotransferase subunit GatC yields the protein MEINSALIDNIAHLSRLYFTDEEKKEIETDMQRMISFVEKLAEIDTSGVEPLQHMGSSINVLREDEVKGSISREEALQNAPVTDGIFFKVPKVIKK from the coding sequence ATGGAAATAAATAGTGCACTGATAGATAATATAGCTCATTTATCCCGCCTTTATTTTACCGACGAAGAAAAGAAGGAGATAGAAACTGATATGCAACGCATGATATCATTTGTTGAAAAACTAGCAGAGATAGATACTTCTGGGGTAGAGCCGCTACAGCATATGGGTTCGTCTATTAATGTGTTGCGGGAAGATGAAGTAAAGGGCTCTATAAGCCGGGAAGAAGCATTACAAAATGCGCCGGTAACAGACGGAATATTTTTCAAAGTACCCAAGGTTATAAAAAAATAG
- a CDS encoding SusD/RagB family nutrient-binding outer membrane lipoprotein has translation MLRPKIKVFLAASLAASLMTMSSCSKIDDFGNMNTNPTVPLTPLTSALLTQTLSNVGSSYAWDQGGISTVSGLYCQYFSETQYTDASAQYSKPTFNWDGYYAGNLKDLQTIIDYNSDPNTAAIALANGSNANQIAIARILKSYIMWFITDTWGDVPYNDIFNADANGVIPYTSQQQIYSSLFTELSEAVAQFDDGPAVKGDILFDGDITMWKKFANSLHALMALRLSKKDATTGAAEFNAALNADGGVFEEGESATMDYPGGNFNSPVYNYYNIIARKDYAVTDVLIDGLYNNYDDRYYVFGTGEGATGTVAGQVITGFPFGLTRDDAIDFLNNHASFARVVGSSKTIFTDGTDFNVSTSPVVLLSSSEVYLARAEAAYLGWTGDDVNDMYTTGIRENWKQWDIYAGELQGIFGGGALNGEDYDYYISQDNIALGTETGDDYAKIAYEEWVAHYPKGWMGFADWRRTGYPELTPSVNSSLGGIPRRMPYGPNEYSLNPTNVASSASQYTGGSQSSDSQLGRVWWDAQ, from the coding sequence ATGTTACGACCTAAAATAAAAGTATTCCTCGCTGCATCTTTAGCTGCATCATTGATGACCATGTCATCGTGCAGTAAGATTGATGATTTTGGTAATATGAATACCAACCCAACTGTGCCACTTACACCGCTTACTTCTGCATTGCTTACCCAAACTTTGAGCAATGTGGGAAGTAGCTATGCATGGGACCAGGGAGGTATTTCTACGGTTTCCGGTTTATACTGCCAGTATTTTTCAGAAACACAATATACGGATGCTTCTGCCCAGTATTCCAAACCTACATTTAACTGGGACGGTTATTACGCTGGTAATCTTAAAGATCTTCAAACCATTATCGATTACAATAGTGATCCAAATACTGCAGCAATTGCTTTGGCTAATGGTTCAAATGCCAACCAAATCGCTATTGCAAGAATATTGAAATCTTACATCATGTGGTTCATAACAGACACATGGGGTGATGTTCCTTACAACGATATTTTTAATGCTGATGCAAATGGTGTAATACCTTACACATCCCAGCAGCAAATTTATTCAAGCCTTTTTACAGAGCTGTCTGAAGCTGTTGCTCAGTTTGATGATGGTCCCGCTGTAAAAGGAGATATTCTTTTTGATGGCGATATCACCATGTGGAAGAAGTTTGCCAATTCACTCCATGCTTTAATGGCCTTACGTTTAAGCAAAAAGGATGCAACAACCGGTGCCGCTGAATTTAATGCTGCATTAAATGCGGATGGCGGTGTATTTGAAGAAGGCGAAAGTGCAACTATGGATTACCCCGGTGGTAATTTTAACAGCCCTGTATATAATTACTACAACATCATAGCACGAAAAGACTATGCGGTTACGGACGTTTTGATTGATGGTTTATATAATAATTATGATGACAGATACTATGTTTTTGGAACAGGTGAAGGAGCTACAGGCACTGTTGCGGGGCAAGTTATCACTGGTTTCCCTTTTGGTTTAACTAGGGATGATGCTATTGATTTTCTTAATAACCATGCAAGTTTTGCAAGAGTGGTTGGCAGCAGTAAAACTATTTTTACAGATGGTACTGATTTTAATGTTTCCACTTCTCCCGTAGTATTGCTTTCTTCATCTGAAGTATATCTTGCAAGGGCTGAGGCTGCTTACCTAGGTTGGACCGGTGATGACGTGAATGATATGTACACAACCGGCATAAGAGAAAATTGGAAGCAATGGGATATATATGCAGGAGAGCTGCAGGGAATTTTTGGTGGCGGTGCTTTGAATGGTGAAGATTACGATTATTATATTTCTCAGGACAATATCGCGTTAGGTACAGAAACTGGCGATGATTATGCAAAGATTGCTTATGAAGAATGGGTAGCACACTACCCTAAAGGCTGGATGGGTTTTGCAGATTGGAGAAGAACCGGTTATCCTGAATTAACACCTAGCGTTAATTCAAGTTTAGGCGGTATCCCACGTCGCATGCCTTATGGACCTAATGAATACAGTCTTAACCCAACCAATGTTGCATCTTCAGCAAGTCAATATACCGGTGGAAGCCAGTCTTCTGACTCTCAGCTAGGACGTGTATGGTGGGATGCCCAGTAA
- a CDS encoding serine hydrolase domain-containing protein, which translates to MKVSTVLVFMLLLQVADAQYNFSELDSKLSQYQQQLGGNVVTLIYKDSQLIYKKELGDFKANTVAPVASCSKWLTAALVMTFVDEGKLSLDDKVSKFIPEFTSYGKGYITIRNCLSHTTGIEDKSGLAGILENSRFTTLEDEVNNFMSKHEIFAQPGQQFAYSSVGLNIAGRVLEIISRKPFDQLMTQRIFRPLNMKASTFYSERAANPSGGAKSTANDYMNFLTMILNKGMFNGKRILSEQSVAEMQKAQTNQNMIRYAPPTAEGFNYALGEWILEADATGSSTTVASPGLFGTWPMVDKCRGYACIIFVKTLLRDSRKEIYTDIKRTIDAQIASKCN; encoded by the coding sequence ATGAAAGTCAGTACTGTACTAGTTTTCATGCTATTATTACAGGTTGCCGATGCACAATATAATTTTAGCGAACTGGATAGTAAATTAAGTCAATACCAGCAGCAGTTAGGAGGTAACGTGGTAACATTGATTTACAAAGACAGCCAGCTTATCTATAAAAAAGAATTAGGGGATTTCAAAGCGAATACGGTTGCACCGGTTGCCAGTTGCAGCAAATGGCTAACGGCTGCATTGGTTATGACTTTTGTTGACGAAGGCAAACTTTCTTTAGATGATAAAGTAAGCAAATTCATTCCCGAATTTACATCTTATGGCAAGGGTTATATAACGATTAGAAATTGTTTATCTCACACAACGGGCATTGAAGATAAATCCGGGCTTGCGGGCATTTTAGAAAATAGCCGATTTACAACTTTGGAGGATGAGGTAAATAACTTTATGAGCAAGCATGAAATATTTGCGCAGCCGGGGCAACAGTTTGCGTATAGTTCAGTCGGGCTGAATATTGCTGGCCGGGTATTGGAAATAATCAGCAGGAAACCATTTGACCAATTGATGACGCAAAGAATATTTCGCCCACTTAATATGAAAGCAAGTACATTTTATAGTGAGCGTGCTGCAAACCCCAGCGGCGGTGCAAAGTCAACGGCAAATGACTACATGAATTTTCTCACAATGATATTAAACAAGGGAATGTTCAATGGCAAAAGAATTTTAAGTGAACAATCCGTTGCAGAAATGCAAAAAGCACAGACCAATCAAAACATGATAAGATACGCCCCGCCAACTGCCGAAGGCTTTAATTATGCACTAGGCGAATGGATACTTGAAGCTGATGCAACCGGTAGCAGTACCACTGTTGCAAGCCCCGGATTATTTGGCACCTGGCCAATGGTGGACAAATGCAGAGGTTATGCCTGCATTATTTTCGTAAAGACATTATTACGAGATAGCAGGAAAGAAATTTATACAGACATTAAGAGAACTATAGATGCGCAAATCGCATCGAAATGCAATTGA
- a CDS encoding sigma-54-dependent transcriptional regulator: MKQDPISIFIVEDDAVYSAVLSHFLSLNPDFQVKKFTSAKEILAAIHEKPDIVTLDYSLPDMTGDILLDKVKTASPETRVIIISGQEDIKVAVELFKKGANDYIVKDADTQERLWMSIQNLRENISLKKEIATLQQEVQKKYNFQKAIIGNSPAIKQVFALMEKAASANITCSVYGETGTGKDLVAKSIHFNSERKKFPFVPVNVAAIPRDLLESELFGHEKGSFTGATNRRIGKFEEANKGTLFLDEIGEMDVNMQAKLLRVLQEQELTRIGSNEIIKINVRIIVATHRNLQEQVKKGKFREDLYYRLLGLPIHLPPLRDRGNDIILIANYFIDQFCNENHLPKKHLDVEAKKTLMLYSFPGNIRELKSIVELACVMSNEDEINTEHIQIHTSNNKSFNNNTENLTLKQFTTQLLQHYLDTFEYDVLKVAEKLDIGKSTIYRMISNNELKLYKHTEDQHS, encoded by the coding sequence ATGAAGCAAGACCCAATATCTATTTTTATCGTTGAAGACGATGCTGTTTACAGCGCTGTGCTTAGTCATTTCCTTTCGTTAAATCCCGATTTCCAGGTAAAAAAATTCACTTCTGCCAAAGAAATATTAGCGGCCATCCATGAGAAACCTGATATAGTTACACTTGATTATTCGCTACCTGATATGACCGGTGATATATTATTGGATAAGGTAAAAACAGCCAGCCCGGAAACAAGAGTAATCATAATTTCGGGGCAGGAAGATATAAAAGTGGCCGTTGAGCTTTTTAAGAAAGGAGCTAATGATTATATAGTAAAAGATGCAGATACACAGGAGCGTTTGTGGATGAGTATACAGAACCTGCGGGAAAACATTTCATTAAAGAAAGAGATTGCAACACTTCAGCAGGAAGTTCAAAAGAAATACAATTTTCAAAAAGCTATTATTGGTAACAGCCCTGCCATTAAACAGGTTTTTGCTTTAATGGAAAAAGCTGCTTCTGCAAATATAACCTGCTCAGTATATGGCGAGACCGGAACCGGTAAGGACCTGGTGGCAAAAAGTATTCACTTTAATTCAGAAAGAAAAAAATTTCCTTTTGTTCCGGTAAACGTAGCGGCCATACCAAGAGACTTGCTGGAAAGCGAACTTTTTGGTCATGAAAAAGGTTCGTTTACAGGTGCTACCAACAGGCGTATTGGTAAGTTTGAAGAAGCTAATAAGGGTACATTGTTTTTGGATGAGATTGGTGAAATGGATGTAAACATGCAGGCCAAATTATTGCGTGTATTACAGGAACAGGAGTTAACAAGGATCGGAAGTAATGAGATCATAAAGATCAATGTTCGTATTATAGTTGCTACGCACCGCAACCTTCAGGAACAGGTAAAGAAAGGTAAATTCAGGGAGGATCTTTATTACCGCTTATTGGGTTTGCCTATACATCTTCCCCCATTGCGTGACAGGGGTAATGATATTATTCTGATCGCCAATTATTTCATTGATCAGTTCTGTAACGAAAACCATTTACCTAAAAAGCATCTTGATGTTGAAGCAAAAAAAACATTGATGCTATATTCTTTTCCGGGTAATATCAGGGAATTAAAATCTATCGTGGAACTGGCGTGCGTAATGAGTAATGAAGATGAAATAAATACGGAGCATATACAGATACATACCAGCAACAATAAAAGTTTTAACAACAATACAGAAAACCTTACGCTGAAACAGTTTACTACACAATTGCTGCAGCATTATCTCGACACATTCGAATATGATGTGTTGAAAGTTGCCGAAAAACTGGATATAGGTAAGTCAACCATATACCGCATGATCAGCAATAATGAATTAAAACTTTATAAGCACACCGAAGACCAGCATTCATGA
- a CDS encoding TlpA disulfide reductase family protein — MIHRRIALFILAALGLVSCGNNKNRQTEITLTIKGAAGKKVFLYREPFVNEVAVKVDSAIVVDLNHPVHFIIHDTLQRLYMLRVEQSGNRYYFINDVSALQINANEINGKYVISSSPASISLKAFNEKQSHISDSLRQYVKQMKAISKNKKALDSMKRVYDKKFAVFSQNYINYADTIQNGACFMTVYENIEFGNNYEKLKSFVDRASERFPDYKPIQELKSETYDMIDIFEKEYNVGDTLPHIALNNTAGQIFSTKSLEGKYYFIDFWATWCPQCLSYNYYKKQLWNSYKLKGLAMVSVALDDEKENWLNMLTKDSLTWTQLIDENMWHGTAVKTLKFDSIPFNFFVDPDGRVIGKAIKPDSLKPFIGRYLK, encoded by the coding sequence ATGATACATAGAAGAATTGCCTTGTTTATTTTAGCAGCACTGGGTTTGGTTTCCTGTGGTAATAATAAAAACAGGCAAACGGAAATTACTTTGACAATAAAAGGTGCTGCCGGCAAAAAAGTGTTTTTATACAGGGAGCCTTTTGTAAACGAAGTTGCTGTTAAGGTTGACTCTGCCATTGTAGTTGATTTGAATCATCCTGTACATTTTATCATTCATGATACTTTACAGAGGCTCTATATGTTAAGGGTGGAGCAAAGTGGAAATAGGTATTATTTTATAAATGATGTGTCTGCGCTGCAGATAAATGCTAACGAAATAAATGGAAAATATGTAATCAGTTCATCTCCTGCAAGTATTTCGCTTAAAGCGTTTAATGAAAAACAGTCTCATATTTCAGATAGCCTGCGGCAATATGTAAAGCAGATGAAGGCTATATCCAAAAATAAAAAAGCGCTTGATTCAATGAAGCGTGTATACGATAAAAAGTTTGCAGTCTTTTCACAGAATTACATCAATTATGCGGATACTATACAAAACGGTGCATGCTTTATGACTGTTTATGAGAATATTGAATTTGGGAATAATTATGAGAAGCTTAAATCTTTTGTTGACAGGGCAAGTGAACGCTTTCCGGATTATAAACCAATTCAGGAACTTAAATCTGAAACATACGACATGATAGATATTTTTGAAAAAGAATATAATGTGGGTGATACTCTTCCGCATATTGCGCTTAATAATACTGCAGGACAAATTTTTTCTACAAAATCTTTAGAGGGCAAATATTATTTTATCGATTTTTGGGCTACGTGGTGCCCGCAATGTTTGTCTTATAATTATTACAAAAAGCAACTATGGAATAGTTATAAATTAAAGGGACTTGCTATGGTAAGCGTAGCGCTTGATGATGAAAAAGAAAATTGGCTGAATATGCTTACTAAAGACAGCCTTACATGGACACAATTGATAGATGAAAATATGTGGCACGGCACTGCTGTAAAAACTTTGAAATTTGATAGTATCCCGTTTAATTTTTTTGTGGATCCTGATGGCAGGGTTATAGGTAAAGCTATAAAACCTGATTCGCTAAAACCTTTTATCGGCAGATATTTGAAGTGA
- a CDS encoding ABC transporter ATP-binding protein, translating to MESIIHLENIRKSYYMGSHALEVLKGITLDIYRKEYVALMGPSGSGKSTLMNILGCLDTPTSGTYILNGSDVSKMADDDLAEVRNKEIGFVFQQFNLLPRLTAAENVALPLIYGGVSKKERMERALEALRKVGLADRSQHKPNEMSGGQIQRVAIARALVNNPSILLADEPTGNLDSKTSVEVMEIFGQIQAAGNTVVLVTHEEDIAAFAKRVVRLRDGLIETDTTREPKHAMA from the coding sequence ATGGAATCAATTATCCATCTCGAAAATATCAGGAAAAGCTATTATATGGGTAGCCATGCCCTGGAAGTACTAAAAGGCATTACACTGGATATTTACAGGAAAGAATATGTGGCGCTGATGGGCCCCAGCGGTAGTGGCAAGAGCACCCTGATGAATATTTTAGGTTGTCTTGATACGCCTACTTCAGGCACTTATATTTTGAATGGCAGTGATGTAAGCAAAATGGCCGATGATGATCTTGCGGAAGTGCGCAATAAAGAGATTGGTTTTGTGTTTCAGCAGTTTAATTTATTGCCAAGGCTTACTGCTGCAGAAAATGTAGCGCTGCCTTTGATTTATGGTGGTGTAAGCAAAAAAGAGAGAATGGAAAGGGCATTGGAAGCGCTAAGAAAAGTAGGATTAGCAGACCGTAGCCAGCATAAGCCTAATGAAATGAGTGGTGGACAAATACAACGTGTGGCTATTGCACGTGCATTGGTAAATAATCCATCTATACTATTAGCGGATGAACCTACGGGTAATCTTGATTCAAAGACCTCTGTAGAAGTAATGGAAATATTTGGACAGATACAGGCCGCAGGAAATACAGTTGTATTGGTTACACATGAAGAAGATATTGCAGCATTTGCAAAACGTGTGGTTAGATTAAGGGATGGTTTGATTGAAACTGATACAACAAGAGAACCCAAGCATGCAATGGCGTAA
- a CDS encoding cob(I)yrinic acid a,c-diamide adenosyltransferase, translated as MALKIYTKTGDKGKTSLIGGTKVPKSHIRIETYGTVDELNSYIGLLNDHINNVHSNKMLREIQDRLFTIGSSLACDPDKEPLMKIPDLKEEDITTLEKEIDAMNEVLPAMKHFILPGGSIAVSTAHIVRCICRRAERLCVNMQEHDMFVEALVIKYLNRLSDYLFVLARYIAHINNVEEIAWKPRVNQK; from the coding sequence ATGGCTTTAAAGATATATACCAAGACAGGCGACAAAGGCAAAACAAGTTTGATCGGTGGCACTAAAGTACCTAAAAGCCATATACGCATTGAGACCTATGGCACTGTTGATGAATTGAATTCATATATAGGTTTATTGAATGACCATATAAATAATGTGCATAGCAATAAAATGCTTAGAGAAATACAGGACAGACTTTTTACCATTGGTTCATCTCTGGCATGCGATCCTGATAAAGAACCATTAATGAAAATCCCTGATCTTAAAGAAGAAGATATAACAACACTGGAGAAAGAGATAGATGCAATGAATGAAGTGCTGCCCGCAATGAAACATTTTATTCTTCCCGGTGGCAGTATAGCTGTTTCCACGGCGCATATTGTGCGTTGTATTTGCAGGCGTGCAGAGCGGTTATGTGTAAATATGCAGGAACATGATATGTTTGTAGAAGCACTTGTTATAAAATATCTTAACCGGTTGAGCGATTATTTATTTGTGCTTGCACGATACATTGCACATATCAACAACGTAGAAGAAATTGCATGGAAGCCGAGAGTAAATCAAAAGTAA
- a CDS encoding DUF1735 domain-containing protein has translation MKKILSAFLLGTALFSAGCSKEKVFFEEELNGAKAGAGFGLPNSEPLSLTVEASSTSITQAINAFAASGISADINLAVDESLVTAYNDANGTAIDVMPSDVYSLPSSISISGGSGSADATFDIQKLLTYGTTLAIGLKITDVSGGTDYIVPGNSELVIIIKVKNAYEGDYGVKGYFVHPSSPRAIAKDKFVSTVDPNSSEAELGDLGGSAYYFDFDVDGSTVDNWVAVGATPPAPQSGFMTVDNPTGNATYPGGNYTSANYPNTYDEATGIFKLHYGYGGGAGSQAGYTREIFETWTRK, from the coding sequence ATGAAAAAAATATTGTCTGCCTTTTTGCTCGGTACCGCATTGTTCTCGGCCGGTTGCAGTAAGGAAAAAGTATTCTTCGAAGAGGAATTAAATGGAGCCAAGGCCGGCGCTGGTTTCGGTTTGCCAAACAGTGAGCCTCTGTCATTAACTGTTGAAGCTTCCAGTACTTCTATTACGCAAGCTATAAATGCCTTTGCGGCAAGTGGTATTAGTGCGGATATAAATTTAGCAGTTGACGAATCATTGGTAACTGCTTATAATGATGCAAATGGTACTGCTATAGATGTAATGCCTTCAGACGTTTATAGTTTGCCTAGTTCTATAAGTATTTCCGGTGGAAGTGGAAGTGCCGACGCAACTTTTGATATTCAGAAATTGCTTACTTATGGTACAACCCTCGCAATCGGTCTTAAAATTACCGATGTAAGCGGGGGCACGGATTATATTGTACCCGGTAATAGCGAACTTGTTATCATCATCAAAGTAAAAAATGCTTACGAGGGAGATTATGGTGTAAAGGGTTATTTTGTGCATCCAAGTTCTCCAAGAGCTATTGCAAAAGATAAATTTGTATCCACCGTAGATCCTAATAGCAGCGAAGCAGAATTGGGTGATTTGGGTGGATCTGCATATTATTTTGACTTTGATGTAGATGGCTCAACTGTTGACAATTGGGTTGCTGTTGGAGCAACACCTCCTGCACCGCAATCTGGCTTTATGACAGTTGATAACCCAACCGGGAATGCTACTTATCCTGGAGGTAATTATACAAGTGCCAATTATCCTAACACTTACGATGAAGCTACTGGTATATTTAAGTTGCATTACGGTTACGGTGGGGGTGCAGGTAGCCAGGCAGGTTATACAAGAGAAATTTTTGAGACATGGACCAGAAAATAA
- a CDS encoding Hpt domain-containing protein, with protein MTPDAQLYNLGQLKEIDDNEDFILQVITIFLETVPSNAEALVKACAEKDWEQVYFFAHKIKANVTLLSMDMITEDVKFVEQSAKNRININMIADKVNFIDGIIKNAAGQMKKDFDFK; from the coding sequence ATGACCCCTGATGCGCAATTATACAACCTCGGTCAACTTAAAGAAATTGATGACAATGAAGATTTTATTCTTCAGGTGATCACTATTTTTCTGGAAACTGTTCCATCTAATGCTGAGGCTCTGGTTAAAGCATGTGCAGAAAAGGACTGGGAACAGGTTTATTTTTTTGCACATAAAATAAAAGCGAATGTAACCCTGCTAAGTATGGATATGATAACTGAAGACGTAAAGTTTGTGGAGCAAAGCGCCAAGAACAGAATTAATATTAATATGATCGCTGACAAAGTAAATTTCATTGACGGAATAATCAAAAATGCCGCCGGGCAAATGAAAAAAGATTTTGATTTTAAATAA